The following proteins come from a genomic window of Leopardus geoffroyi isolate Oge1 chromosome A3, O.geoffroyi_Oge1_pat1.0, whole genome shotgun sequence:
- the ZNF512B gene encoding zinc finger protein 512B — translation MTDPFCVGGGRRLPGSTKSGPGKDGGRNEVRLPVLHDPPKLGMPVVRGGQTVPSQGPLCFDPGSPASDRTEGKKKGRPKAENQALRDIPLSLMNQWKDEFKAHSRVKCPNSGCWLEFPSIYGLKYHYQRCQGGAISERLTFPCPFCEAAFTSKTQLEKHRIWNHMDRPLPAPKPGPVSRPVTISRPVGVSKPIGVSKPVTVGKPVGVSKPIGISKPVTVSRPVPVTKPVTVSRPVPVTKAITVSRPVPVTKPIPVTKSVPVTKPVPVTKAVSLNKPVPVTKSVPVTKPVTINKPVPMTKLVTVTKPMPVTKPVTVSRPIVVSKPVTVSRPIAISRHTPPCKMVLLTKSENKTPRATGRSSGKKRAADSLDACPILPKQARPENGEYGPSTTGHTSAFQLSTDPGSSPLSLGSRPLGSKEAPRATGPVSPPEEGAERTKHRRKQKTPKKFTGEQPSISGTFGLKGLAKAEDKSRMHRAKKQEGPGPEDVRKKVLAPASTVSKDVPAPTAHPAPGGPEEQWQRAIHERGEAVCPTCNVVTRKTLVGLKKHMEVCQKLQDALKCQHCRKQFKSKAGLNYHTMAEHSAKPSDAEASEGSEQEERERLRKVLKQMGRLRCPQEGCGAAFSSLMGYQYHQRRCGKPPCEVDSPSFPCTHCGKTYRSKAGHDYHMRSEHTAPPPEEPEDKPPEAEDLLGVERTPSGRIRRTSAQVAVFHLQEIAEDELARDWTKRRVKDDLVPETARLNYTRPGLPTLNPQLLEAWKNEVKEKGHVNCPNDCCEAIYSSVSGLKAHLASCSKGDHLVGKYCCLLCPKEFSSESGVKYHILKTHAENWFRTSADPLPKHRSQDSLAPKKEEKKSLAGGKKRGRKPKERTPEEPAPKMPPRRDDWPPGGRDKGARGSTGRKVGASKAPEK, via the exons ATGACCGATCCCTTCTGTGTTGGAGGAGGCCGCCGGCTCCCAGGATCCACCAAGAGTGGACCTGGGAAGGATGGAGGCCGGAACGAAGTCCGACTTCCTGTGCTGCATGACCCACCAAAATTGG GGATGCCGGTGGTCCGGGGCGGGCAGACAGTGCCCAGCCAGGGCCCGCTCTGCTTTGACCCGGGAAGTCCAGCCAGTGACAGGacggaagggaagaaaaaggggcGTCCAAAAGCCGAGAACCAGGCCCTCCGAGACATTCCT CTCTCCCTGATGAACCAGTGGAAAGATGAATTCAAGGCGCACTCAAGGGTGAAGTGTCCAAACTCAGGGTGCTGGCTGGAGTTCCCCAGCATCTACGGGCTCAAGTACCATTACCAGCGGTGCCAAGGG GGTGCCATCTCAGAAAGGCTGAcctttccctgccccttctgTGAGGCTGCGTTCACTTCCAAGACCCAGCTGGAGAAGCACCGGATTTGGAACCACATGGACCGACCCCTGCCTGCCCCTAAGCCTGGGCCGGTCAGCCGGCCGGTCACTATCAGCCGGCCCGTTGGGGTCAGCAAGCCCATTGGAGTGAGCAAACCTGTCACTGTTGGCAAACCCGTGGGTGTCAGCAAACCCATCGGCATCAGCAAGCCAGTGACGGTCAGCAGGCCTGTGCCGGTCACCAAGCCAGTGACAGTCAGCAGACCTGTGCCGGTCACCAAGGCTATCACGGTCAGCAGGCCTGTGCCGGTCACCAAACCCATACCGGTCACCAAGTCCGTGCCGGTCACCAAACCCGTGCCGGTCACCAAGGCAGTGAGTCTCAACAAGCCAGTGCCAGTCACCAAGTCCGTGCCGGTGACCAAACCAGTGACCATCAACAAACCGGTGCCGATGACAAAACTTGTGACAGTTACGAAACCCATGCCAGTCACGAAGCCGGTGACGGTCAGCAGGCCCATTGTGGTCAGTAAGCCAGTGACGGTCAGCAGGCCCATTGCCATCAGCAGACACACACCACCTTGCAAAATGGTGCTGCTGACCAAGTCCGAGAACAAAACTCCTCGAGCCACAGGGAGGAGCAGTGGTAAGAAAAG GGCTGCGGACAGCCTGGATGCATGCCCCATCCTGCCAAAGCAGGCGAGGCCGGAGAATGGGGAGTATGGCCCATCCACCACGGGCCACACCTCGGCCTTCCAGCTGAGCACAGACCCCGGCAGCAGCCCCCTTTCTCTGGGCAGCAGGCCCTTGGGGAGCAAGGAGGCACCGAGGGCCACAGGCCCTGTGTCCCCACCTGAGGAGGGAGCGGAGCGCACAAAGCACA gaaggaaacagaagacaccCAAGAAGTTTACAGGGGAGCAGCCGTCCATCTCAGGGACCTTCGGACTCAAAG GCCTGGCCAAGGCAGAGGACAAATCCCGCATGCACCGTGCCAAGAAGCAGGAGGGGCCGGGCCCCGAGGATGTGCGCAAGAAGGTGCTGGCTCCTGCTAGCACGGTCAGCAAGGACGTGCCGGCCCCCACGGCCCACCCAGCTCCAG GTGGCCCTGAGGAGCAGTGGCAGCGGGCCATCCATGAACGGGGGGAGGCTGTCTGCCCCACCTGCAACGTGGTCACCCGAAAGACCCTCGTGGGGCTTAAGAAGCACATGGAGGTGTGTCAGAAG CTGCAGGATGCTCTCAAGTGCCAGCACTGCCGGAAACAGTTCAAGTCCAAGGCCGGCCTCAACTACCACACCATGGCGGAGCACAGCGCCAAG CCCTCTGACGCCGAGGCCTCGGAGGGGAGTGAGCAGGAGGAGCGGGAGCGGCTGCGCAAGGTGCTGAAGCAGATGGGGAGGCTGCGCTGCCCCCAGGAG GGCTGCGGGGCCGCCTTCTCCAGCCTCATGGGCTACCAGTACCACCAGCGACGCTGCGGAAAGCCTCCCTGTGAAGTGGACAGCCCCTCCTTTCCCTGCACCCACTGTGGAAAGACCTACCGCTCCAAGGCCGGACACGATTACCACATGCGCTCGGAGCACACAGCCCCA CCGCCTGAGGAGCCTGAGGACAAGCCCCCCGAAGCTGAGGACCTCTTGGGTGTGGAGCGGACCCCCAGCGGCCGCATCCGCCGCACGTCAGCCCAGGTTGCCGTGTTCCACCTGCAAGAGATTGCAGAGGACGAACTGGCTCGAGACTGGACCAAGCGGCGGGTGAAGGATGACTTAGTACCTGAGACTGCCCGG CTCAACTATACTCGGCCAGGCCTCCCCACACTTAACCCCCAGTTGTTGGAGGCGTGGAAGAATGAAGTCAAGGAGAAAGGCCACGTCAACTGCCCCAATGAC TGCTGTGAAGCCATCTACTCCAGTGTGTCCGGCCTTAAGGCCCATCTCGCCAGCTGCAGCAAG GGAGACCACCTGGTGGGAAAATACTGCTGTCTGCTGTGTCCAAAGGAGTTCAGCTCTGAGAGTGGCGTCAAGTATCACATCCTCAAGACCCATGCAGAG aacTGGTTCCGTACTTCGGCTGACCCACTTCCCAAACACAGGAGCCAGGACTCACTGGCAcccaagaaggaagagaagaagagtcTGGCAGGTGGGAAGAAGCGAGGCCGAAAGCCCAAGGAGCGGACCCCTGAGGAGCCCGCACCCAAGATGCCCCCACGTCGAGACGactggcccccaggaggcagagacaaaggggcCCGGGGCTCCACTGGCCGGAAGGTGGGAGCCAGCAAAGCTCCTGAGAAGTGA